From the genome of Psychrilyobacter atlanticus DSM 19335, one region includes:
- a CDS encoding oligosaccharide flippase family protein: MKKSITKNFIYSMLLNIMNLVVPILITPFIFKKLGPESIGEVEFTYSLAKYFLIIATFGTLTYGLRELSKVKDNKKQSNLVFSEIYSIKILMTLLCTATYYVYVYIQFREKETYGLFLILGGLIISNLFNIEWVNRAYENFKFIAIKTIIIRLIYIILIVLLIKDKNSKQLYLSLIVINEMLNYIVSYIYIFKNNISYRVKDVKISNLKYHFKLLLVIVLMINANVLYTQFDKIMLGFYSTKNEVAYYSIGQKVMGISYTIVMTMVSVSVPRLSYYLANEKEKYYKLLNKLIEFLSLLVIPMSIGIIGLSKEIILFFGGTQYLEADLSIKYFGFRLVVAGAAGILNGQILFLHKKEKIIFKFLVISGILNVILKFSLIRFENLNSSTAILTTIIAEIFCISLYYSYIIKKLKISLNRYKAIRTYVVISFAFIPTIYFIKQFSFQYILTIIFSIIVCIVIYTIGLLMAKDKSFLEIIKIINRKFKRR; encoded by the coding sequence ATGAAAAAGAGTATTACAAAAAATTTTATATATAGCATGTTGTTAAATATAATGAACTTGGTAGTTCCTATTTTAATAACTCCATTTATTTTTAAAAAATTAGGTCCTGAAAGTATAGGAGAAGTAGAATTTACTTATTCATTAGCAAAATATTTTTTAATAATAGCAACATTTGGAACATTAACTTATGGGTTAAGAGAATTAAGTAAAGTGAAAGATAATAAAAAACAAAGTAATTTAGTATTTTCAGAGATTTATTCTATTAAAATACTAATGACATTATTATGCACAGCAACCTATTATGTATATGTATATATACAATTTAGAGAGAAAGAAACCTATGGGTTATTTTTAATTTTAGGTGGATTAATAATTTCTAATTTATTCAATATAGAATGGGTGAATAGAGCATATGAAAACTTTAAATTTATAGCTATAAAAACTATCATAATAAGATTAATCTACATAATTCTTATAGTTTTATTAATAAAAGATAAAAATTCTAAGCAATTATATTTAAGTTTAATAGTTATCAATGAAATGTTAAATTATATAGTTAGTTATATATATATATTTAAAAATAATATTTCTTATAGAGTTAAAGATGTGAAAATCTCTAATTTAAAGTATCACTTTAAATTATTGCTAGTAATAGTTTTAATGATTAATGCAAATGTATTGTATACACAATTTGATAAAATAATGTTAGGGTTTTATTCTACTAAAAATGAAGTTGCATATTATTCAATAGGACAAAAAGTTATGGGGATAAGCTATACAATAGTAATGACAATGGTATCAGTAAGTGTGCCTAGGCTTTCATATTATTTAGCAAATGAAAAAGAAAAATATTATAAGTTACTAAATAAATTAATTGAATTTTTATCATTATTAGTAATACCGATGTCTATAGGTATAATAGGATTGAGCAAGGAAATAATATTATTCTTTGGAGGAACTCAATATTTGGAAGCGGATTTGTCAATTAAATATTTTGGATTTAGGCTTGTAGTTGCAGGAGCGGCAGGAATACTAAATGGTCAAATATTATTTTTGCATAAAAAAGAAAAAATAATATTTAAGTTTTTGGTAATCTCAGGGATATTAAATGTAATTTTAAAATTCAGTTTAATAAGGTTTGAAAATTTAAATTCTTCAACGGCTATTTTAACAACAATAATAGCTGAAATATTTTGTATATCTTTATATTATTCTTATATAATTAAAAAGCTAAAAATAAGTTTAAATAGATATAAAGCAATAAGAACATATGTAGTTATAAGTTTTGCTTTTATACCAACTATTTACTTTATAAAACAATTTTCATTTCAATATATATTAACAATAATTTTTTCGATTATAGTTTGTATAGTGATATATACTATAGGATTATTAATGGCAAAAGATAAATCGTTTTTAGAAATAATAAAGATAATTAATAGAAAATTTAAAAGGAGATAA
- a CDS encoding LicD family protein: protein MLIELKSKFKKICFKLGISNLGKKIYLVLFSKCFENNLNKNFKKNGEEILRKLYNAFDEVGLKCWLDYGTLLGYVREKDFISHDLDIDVSTLLSNKGEELQIALENQGFKKVADLEIDNGKYGAEETYRYKGVDFDIFFYREHEGKYLTHGFTRKDNLTWDETEKKLGGLIVRELTFSLFELEKINFKGVQCYIPSNAEQHLEEHYGSGYIKPDDNYEAKKQNRKTLNKKIGKIKLNIK, encoded by the coding sequence ATGCTAATTGAATTAAAAAGTAAATTTAAAAAAATATGTTTTAAATTAGGAATATCAAATTTAGGGAAAAAAATATATTTAGTATTATTTTCTAAATGTTTTGAAAATAATTTAAATAAAAATTTCAAAAAAAATGGTGAAGAAATCCTTAGAAAATTATACAATGCATTTGATGAAGTGGGATTAAAATGTTGGTTAGATTATGGAACGTTACTGGGTTATGTAAGAGAAAAAGACTTTATTTCCCATGATTTAGATATCGATGTTTCTACTTTATTATCTAATAAAGGGGAAGAGTTACAAATAGCTTTAGAAAATCAAGGATTTAAAAAAGTTGCTGATCTAGAAATAGACAATGGAAAGTATGGGGCAGAAGAAACATATAGATATAAAGGTGTCGATTTTGATATATTTTTTTATAGAGAGCATGAAGGTAAATATTTGACACACGGTTTTACAAGAAAAGATAATTTAACTTGGGACGAGACAGAAAAAAAATTAGGAGGATTAATTGTCAGAGAGTTAACATTTTCCTTGTTCGAATTGGAAAAAATTAACTTTAAAGGGGTCCAATGTTATATTCCCTCAAATGCAGAGCAACACTTAGAGGAACATTATGGTTCAGGATATATAAAACCTGATGATAATTATGAAGCTAAAAAACAAAATAGAAAGACATTAAATAAAAAAATAGGAAAAATTAAATTAAATATAAAATGA
- a CDS encoding EpsG family protein — MRIKIEEVILILGTILCPLLFFPLIFLESLVNKEIKKKFIFSLGILAYLYIPTTFDDLSRIYIEYETLIIDQWVDIFNRKDFFLPLTIYLKNRFWFSKELMPFLALIVIYGSSFKIFNKLVEVKSKSKIKIIEFLFLFLLLFTNLIPRDIITKVRMPLSLGIILYSIYIRVYENKKNKAIIISIFAFTTHYSSIVYVFLCSFLGNKKIKKMIDVLFCISPLFYLLTPKLLYTLLQFLPIPSKFDRSIYTYTLGSYGIGYEKAINAKIYSYTYNLVGYFNLLYLFLFKGKSKLRPYAKGLWVFGSIFHVVNNLFFRFSFLPRILTVLVMVDEYLIENKKTKCKYEYMIFYLLVSIILFSLTLYMMRESILESWIKKCYYNIIMVFNNNIKINEFIIK, encoded by the coding sequence ATGAGAATAAAAATAGAAGAAGTTATTTTAATCCTAGGGACTATTTTATGTCCACTGTTATTTTTCCCATTAATATTTTTAGAAAGCTTAGTGAATAAAGAAATAAAAAAAAAATTCATATTTTCATTAGGAATTTTAGCATATCTGTATATTCCTACAACATTTGACGATTTAAGTAGAATTTATATTGAGTATGAAACTCTAATAATAGATCAATGGGTAGACATTTTTAATAGAAAAGATTTTTTTCTACCTCTAACAATCTATTTAAAAAATCGATTTTGGTTTAGTAAAGAATTAATGCCGTTTTTAGCATTAATAGTAATTTATGGAAGTAGTTTTAAAATATTTAATAAATTAGTTGAAGTTAAATCTAAATCTAAAATTAAAATAATTGAGTTTCTGTTTTTATTTTTATTACTCTTTACGAATTTGATACCAAGAGATATAATAACAAAAGTTCGAATGCCATTGTCGTTAGGAATTATTTTATATTCTATCTATATAAGAGTGTATGAAAATAAAAAAAATAAAGCTATAATAATTTCTATTTTTGCTTTTACGACTCATTATTCATCAATAGTATATGTTTTTTTATGCTCATTTTTAGGAAATAAAAAAATAAAAAAAATGATCGATGTGTTATTCTGTATCTCACCTTTATTTTATTTATTAACTCCTAAACTATTATATACTTTACTACAATTTTTACCTATTCCTTCAAAATTTGATCGATCGATCTATACGTATACATTAGGTAGCTATGGAATAGGATATGAGAAGGCAATAAATGCAAAGATTTATAGTTATACATATAATTTAGTAGGATATTTTAATTTATTATATTTATTTTTATTTAAAGGAAAATCTAAACTAAGACCATATGCAAAGGGGTTATGGGTATTTGGAAGTATATTTCACGTGGTTAATAATTTATTTTTTAGATTTTCGTTTCTACCAAGAATATTAACTGTTTTAGTCATGGTTGATGAGTATTTAATAGAGAATAAAAAAACTAAATGTAAATATGAATATATGATTTTTTATTTATTAGTATCAATAATTTTATTTTCATTGACATTATACATGATGCGGGAAAGTATTTTAGAGAGTTGGATAAAAAAATGTTATTACAATATAATAATGGTATTTAATAATAATATTAAAATAAATGAATTTATAATAAAGTAA
- a CDS encoding stealth conserved region 3 domain-containing protein — MNEEIDVIIIWVDGNDPKWYREFLKYSPQKIDTSNSKSRFRDFGTLKYVFRGIDKCIPWVRKIHFVTSGHKPEWLNVNHPQINFVTHKEMFYEKKHLPVFNSSAIELNFLGIKDLADKFIYFNDDMLILKKTSQERFFKNNLPVDFLLQGVPRRGKLYKKFISNSLWVDAINNNIDLINKFFNKKEQVEQNKEKYVFKEYGFKNILKNKISNIVSKYYHFEHYHHPQPYLKRTLEEVFKEYKGEILLTSSQKFRSKTDLTQYIYRYWHLVKGEFNPHYEKDFKTYNVSSKEVADQCIEGLKKYRFVCINDDPNLKEYDLIKKNITEELDKIFPKNSQYEL; from the coding sequence ATGAATGAAGAAATTGATGTGATAATAATATGGGTTGATGGGAATGACCCTAAGTGGTATAGAGAATTTTTAAAATATAGCCCTCAAAAAATAGATACCTCAAATAGTAAATCAAGATTTAGAGATTTTGGAACCTTGAAGTATGTTTTTAGAGGGATCGATAAATGTATTCCATGGGTAAGGAAGATACATTTTGTTACTTCAGGTCATAAACCAGAGTGGTTAAATGTAAATCATCCCCAAATTAATTTTGTAACACATAAAGAAATGTTTTATGAGAAGAAACACCTACCAGTGTTTAATTCAAGTGCTATTGAATTAAACTTTCTAGGAATTAAAGATCTTGCTGACAAGTTTATATATTTTAATGATGATATGTTAATTTTAAAGAAAACTTCTCAAGAAAGGTTTTTTAAAAATAATTTACCAGTAGACTTTCTACTCCAAGGGGTTCCTAGAAGAGGGAAGCTCTATAAAAAATTTATTTCAAATTCTTTATGGGTTGATGCAATTAATAATAATATAGATCTAATCAATAAGTTTTTTAATAAGAAAGAACAAGTGGAACAGAACAAAGAAAAGTATGTTTTTAAAGAGTATGGCTTTAAAAATATACTAAAAAACAAAATCTCTAATATAGTTTCAAAATATTATCACTTTGAACACTATCACCATCCTCAGCCATATTTAAAAAGAACATTGGAGGAAGTTTTTAAAGAATACAAAGGTGAGATATTGCTAACAAGTTCTCAAAAGTTTAGAAGTAAAACAGATTTGACACAATATATTTATAGATATTGGCACCTTGTAAAGGGAGAATTTAATCCACATTATGAAAAGGATTTTAAAACTTATAATGTATCTTCAAAAGAAGTAGCGGATCAATGCATAGAGGGGTTGAAAAAATATAGATTTGTATGTATAAATGATGATCCTAACCTTAAAGAATATGAC